In Podospora pseudoanserina strain CBS 124.78 chromosome 5, whole genome shotgun sequence, a single window of DNA contains:
- a CDS encoding hypothetical protein (COG:G; EggNog:ENOG503P00J; antiSMASH:Cluster_8; CAZy:GH30), with product MYPTAFLSSLLLLGGASASELEYRQASTITVDLSRTFQTMDGFGASEAFQRAVTMKRLAEDQQRKFLDLMFSTTKGAGLTILRNGIGSSVDMRDDWMVSIQPRNPGGPSATPNYVWDGSDNGQVWVSQEAVKTYGLKTIYANAWSAPGYMKTNNNDANGGSLCGVSGASCSSGDWKQAFANYLVQYVKFYQQEGVEITHLGFLNEPDYTTSYASMRSSGTQAQDFIRVLRPTLDRNNMTHIIINCCDTMGWSVMNSMLNQMRSVEDSMGVATGHAYTSGPSSPLSTRHKTWMTEAADNNGAWTSSWYSNGGAGEGLTWANNIYGAIVNGNVSAYLYWVGAQDRPSNTNSKMIRVVNRQVEPSKRLWAFANWSRFVRPGAVRVSTSGAPSNVRTSAFRNVDGTVAVQIINNNSGSARTISVNIATAGAGSSFVAAADGVAAWVTDGSRDCDQIAATLDASGRTMSASVPPRSMVSFVLRPAGSKTIA from the exons GCACGTTCCAGACAATGGACGGCTTCGGAGCCTCGGAGGCTTTCCAACGAGCCGTGACCATGAAACGGTTGGCGGAAGACCAACAGCGGAAGTTCCTTGATCTCATGTTTTCAACCACCAAGGGCGCGGGGTTGACTATTCTGCGCAACGGTATTGGTTCCAGTGTAGACATGAGAGACGACTGGATGGTGTCGATCCAGCCCCGGAATCCTGGTGGCCCTTCCGCTACGCCGAATTATGTGTGGGATGGGAGCGACAACGGTCAGGTCTGGGTATCTCAGGAGGCGGTCAAGACCTACGGGCTCAAGACAATCTATGCCAATGCCTGGAGTGCACCGGGGTACATGaagaccaacaacaacgatgCCAACGGTGGGAGCCTTTGTGGTGTGTCAGGGGCTAGCTGTAGCAGCGGTGACTGGAAGCAGGCTTTTGCCAATTACCTGGTCCAGTATGTCAAGTTCTATCAGCAGGAAGGTGTCGAGATTACCCATTTGGGCTTCTTGAACGAGCCTGACTACAC TACGAGCTATGCATCCATGAGAAGCTCAGGCACTCAGGCACAAGACTTCATCAGGGTACTCAGGCCGACGCTCGACCGGAATAACATGacccacatcatcatcaactgctGCGATACGATGGGGTGGTCCGTCATGAACAGTATGCTCAACCAGATGAGATCTGTCGAGGATTCCATGGGTGTTGCGACTGGACACGCGTACACGTCcgggccttcttcacctttgTCGACCCGTCACAAG ACATGGATGACGGAAGCGGCAGATAACAATGGAGCCTGGACCAGCTCTTGGTACTCCAACGGCGGTGCCGGCGAGGGATTGACGTGGGCTAACAACATTTACGGTGCTATTGTCAACGGCAATGTGTCAGCCTATCTGTACTGGGTCGGTGCGCAGGACAGACCCAGCAATACCAACAGCAAGATGATCCGGGTGGTCAACAGACAGGTTGAGCCGTCCAAGAGACTGTGGGCATTTGCCAACTGGAGCCGATTTGTAAGGCCGGGCGCCGTCCGTGTTTCAACATCGGGTGCGCCCTCAAATGTCAGGACTTCTGCCTTTAGGAATGTCGATGGTACGGTTGCTGTTCAGATCATCAACAATAACAGCGGGAGCGCGAGGACCATCAGTGTCAACATCGCGACTGCAGGGGCGGGGAGTTCGTTTGTGGCAGCTGCAGATGGAGTGGCGGCCTGGGTGACGGATGGTAGCCGCGATTGCGATCAAATTGCCGCGACCTTGGACGCGTCGGGGAGGACAATGTCGGCCAGCGTGCCACCGCGGAGCATGGTGAGCTTTGTGCTTCGTCCTGCTGGGAGCAAAACAATAGCCTAA